One Paenibacillus sp. FSL H7-0737 DNA segment encodes these proteins:
- a CDS encoding LysM peptidoglycan-binding domain-containing protein has protein sequence MKIHIVKQGDSLYALSQKYGVPLQKIIEANPQISNPNVLALGEKVKIPTAPVSVPDNSEVYYKHTVKQGDTLWKLSKAWGIPLKDMVEANPQLKNPNVLMLGEVVNIPKKTSNASPVQPGYMPSNASEKTQVGGKEYTGPKEQPVAEVVPAPKPETKPEVKPETKPEAKAENKPEAKAENKPEAKAETKPAPKSSPNISPLYNSAPHPSMNMAPINTQNAAPNAAPNMQMEVAPVQEIEMQSLFVQITVPNQEPVAHHEAAKAEIKPVACKEEKADACDNMGYPGLGGNPYLYDSYQNSPNMNMNWAPSYVQPASYGPECMSPYYFSENMYSPNMSPEQWNPNAAPNVSPEQWNPNAAPNVSPEQWNPNSAPNVSPEQYMSPEQWNPNAASNMSPEQWNPNAWPNMSPEQWNPNAWPNMSPEQWNPNAWPNMSPEQWNPNAAPNVSPEQWNPNAAPNNMEANVSGMNPMYGMSPNLPWPTTCGCGGMHVQPYSYEMPVYNTYPAYGNPNAFSAYGAGTPNQGIVPASPLGAFGGPIMSSIPSNPQYPGIGNYSQHNRVPEIQDPETFVQDTPEVARTVSEESTSGASLKSKGTATKETASKAKTSSQSSSKKNKTAVKSQRSNAGGRTESSKKRRNPWISN, from the coding sequence GTGAAAATACACATTGTCAAACAAGGCGATAGTCTGTATGCATTATCGCAAAAGTACGGAGTGCCGTTACAAAAAATTATTGAAGCTAATCCACAGATCAGTAATCCGAATGTGCTGGCACTTGGTGAAAAAGTAAAAATACCTACGGCTCCTGTATCCGTACCGGATAACAGTGAAGTTTACTACAAGCATACAGTCAAACAAGGAGATACCTTATGGAAATTATCTAAGGCGTGGGGAATCCCTTTAAAAGATATGGTTGAAGCAAACCCCCAACTGAAGAATCCGAATGTACTGATGTTAGGGGAAGTAGTCAACATTCCTAAAAAGACATCAAACGCTTCACCCGTACAGCCAGGCTACATGCCTTCTAATGCTTCTGAGAAAACACAAGTTGGCGGGAAGGAATATACGGGTCCAAAAGAACAGCCAGTAGCTGAGGTAGTTCCTGCACCAAAACCGGAAACTAAACCAGAGGTCAAACCAGAAACTAAACCGGAAGCAAAAGCAGAAAATAAACCAGAGGCAAAAGCAGAAAATAAACCAGAAGCTAAAGCGGAAACTAAACCTGCACCTAAATCATCGCCAAATATCTCGCCTTTGTACAATTCTGCACCACACCCATCGATGAACATGGCCCCTATTAATACTCAAAATGCTGCACCTAATGCTGCGCCGAATATGCAAATGGAAGTTGCTCCTGTGCAAGAAATTGAAATGCAGAGCCTATTTGTTCAGATTACAGTTCCAAATCAAGAGCCTGTAGCTCATCATGAGGCAGCAAAAGCTGAGATAAAGCCAGTGGCTTGCAAAGAGGAAAAGGCAGATGCTTGTGACAACATGGGATATCCAGGCCTAGGAGGAAATCCTTATCTCTATGATTCTTATCAAAATAGCCCAAATATGAACATGAATTGGGCACCAAGTTATGTTCAACCGGCGTCATATGGACCTGAATGCATGTCTCCATACTACTTTTCAGAAAATATGTATTCACCTAACATGAGTCCAGAACAATGGAATCCGAATGCTGCACCTAATGTGAGTCCAGAACAATGGAATCCGAATGCTGCACCTAATGTGAGTCCAGAACAATGGAATCCGAATTCTGCGCCTAATGTGAGCCCAGAACAATACATGAGTCCAGAACAATGGAATCCGAATGCTGCGTCTAACATGAGTCCAGAACAATGGAATCCGAACGCTTGGCCTAATATGAGTCCGGAACAATGGAATCCGAACGCTTGGCCTAATATGAGTCCGGAACAATGGAATCCGAACGCTTGGCCTAATATGAGTCCGGAACAATGGAATCCGAATGCTGCGCCTAACGTGAGTCCAGAACAATGGAATCCAAATGCTGCACCTAACAATATGGAGGCTAATGTTTCAGGGATGAACCCGATGTATGGGATGTCACCGAACCTTCCTTGGCCAACTACTTGTGGGTGTGGGGGAATGCATGTTCAACCCTATTCATATGAAATGCCCGTATATAATACCTATCCTGCATATGGAAACCCAAATGCATTCTCTGCTTATGGAGCGGGAACACCTAATCAGGGAATAGTTCCAGCATCTCCTCTTGGAGCTTTTGGCGGGCCGATAATGTCGAGTATTCCGTCTAATCCGCAGTATCCAGGTATTGGTAATTATTCACAGCATAATCGGGTTCCGGAAATCCAAGATCCTGAAACGTTTGTACAGGACACTCCCGAAGTTGCTAGAACAGTGAGTGAGGAATCTACTTCTGGTGCTTCTCTCAAGAGCAAGGGAACTGCAACGAAGGAAACGGCATCAAAAGCAAAGACCTCGAGTCAAAGCAGCAGTAAGAAAAACAAAACAGCTGTGAAGTCTCAACGTTCAAATGCTGGTGGTCGTACAGAGAGCTCAAAGAAACGCAGAAATCCGTGGATTTCTAATTAA
- the ilvE gene encoding branched-chain-amino-acid transaminase — MAEQWIYLDGQHVTKENAKVSVFDHGFLYGDGIFEGIRIYNGNIFKCKEHLDRLYDSAKSIMLDIPLTYDEMLEAMAETIRLNDMRNGYIRLIVSRGPGNLGLDPRRCPKASVIIIVEQLAIYPEQAYINGLRAVSVSQRRNIPDALNPKIKSLNYLNNILVKIQSNLAEADEAIMMNAQGYVTEGSGDNIFIIKNGVVFTPPCYLGALEGITRLAIIELCEKLGIKLKEEPFTMHDVYIADEVFFTGTAAEVIAAREIDGRIIGEGQAGPITLKLLEEFRNVVDKDGYKVWE; from the coding sequence ATGGCTGAACAATGGATCTATCTGGATGGACAACACGTAACTAAGGAAAATGCAAAGGTATCCGTTTTTGATCACGGTTTTTTGTATGGAGACGGCATATTTGAAGGTATTCGTATCTACAATGGTAATATTTTTAAATGTAAAGAGCATTTGGACAGACTATATGATTCGGCGAAGTCGATCATGCTGGACATTCCGCTCACTTATGACGAGATGCTGGAAGCTATGGCTGAAACGATTCGCCTTAACGACATGCGTAACGGTTATATTCGACTGATCGTATCCCGTGGTCCTGGTAACTTGGGTCTTGATCCACGCCGTTGCCCTAAAGCCAGTGTAATCATTATCGTTGAACAATTAGCTATTTACCCAGAGCAAGCGTACATTAATGGGCTTCGTGCTGTTTCTGTATCCCAACGTCGTAATATTCCGGATGCACTGAATCCGAAGATTAAATCGCTTAACTATCTCAACAATATCCTAGTGAAAATCCAGTCCAATCTGGCAGAAGCCGATGAAGCAATCATGATGAATGCTCAAGGATATGTTACTGAAGGATCTGGAGATAATATTTTCATCATCAAAAATGGTGTGGTCTTTACTCCTCCATGCTATTTGGGAGCGCTTGAAGGAATCACACGTCTGGCGATCATCGAGTTATGTGAGAAATTAGGTATTAAGCTAAAAGAAGAACCATTCACTATGCATGATGTTTACATAGCGGACGAGGTATTCTTCACAGGTACTGCTGCTGAAGTTATTGCTGCGCGTGAAATTGACGGCCGAATCATTGGTGAAGGACAAGCGGGTCCAATCACTTTGAAATTGCTTGAAGAGTTCCGCAATGTTGTTGACAAAGATGGCTACAAGGTTTGGGAATAA
- the pheA gene encoding prephenate dehydratase, whose protein sequence is MKSIAVLPQGSVSHEALLHLFNGEPVKIVHHKLISDVFLSTAGGTTDYSVIPIENTIEGSVSLHIDWLINEVDLPMQAEWIFPSIQNLIGHPLEFRDTNGNKDFTKIKKILSHPVAMAQCMQFVRKHAPWAELESVGSTSEAVEIVKNNPDKGWAAIGTALGAATHGLEIVDRKVTDHNNNYTRFVLVGPQKVDLPRSSNGVKTSVLVTLPEDFPGALHQVLAAFSWRKLNLSRIESRPTKKKLGTYYFYIDVLEPIESVLLPGAIEEISALGCQVRILGSYPTYTYEEEKAEVQ, encoded by the coding sequence ATGAAATCAATAGCGGTATTGCCGCAGGGCTCGGTATCTCACGAAGCGCTGCTGCATTTGTTTAACGGCGAGCCTGTAAAAATTGTGCATCACAAGCTAATTTCCGATGTCTTTCTCTCTACGGCTGGTGGCACCACTGATTACAGCGTTATCCCGATTGAGAATACTATTGAAGGCTCAGTTAGTCTACATATTGATTGGCTCATTAATGAGGTCGATCTGCCTATGCAGGCTGAATGGATCTTTCCATCGATACAGAATCTCATCGGCCACCCGCTGGAATTCAGAGATACGAACGGCAATAAGGATTTCACTAAAATTAAAAAAATCCTTTCGCATCCTGTTGCAATGGCACAATGCATGCAATTTGTTCGGAAGCATGCACCTTGGGCTGAACTGGAGTCGGTCGGAAGCACCTCTGAAGCTGTTGAAATCGTTAAGAACAATCCTGACAAGGGCTGGGCTGCGATTGGTACTGCTCTTGGCGCAGCAACTCATGGGCTGGAGATTGTTGATCGGAAAGTTACAGATCACAACAACAACTACACGCGATTTGTCCTTGTCGGTCCGCAGAAGGTTGATCTTCCACGGAGCAGCAATGGTGTAAAGACGAGTGTCCTAGTTACGCTGCCGGAGGATTTTCCCGGTGCTTTGCATCAGGTCCTCGCTGCCTTTTCTTGGCGGAAGCTGAATTTATCGCGTATTGAATCACGACCAACGAAAAAGAAGTTGGGTACTTATTATTTTTATATTGATGTGCTGGAACCGATAGAATCAGTCCTGCTGCCAGGAGCGATTGAAGAGATTAGCGCTTTAGGCTGTCAGGTTCGGATTCTGGGCTCGTATCCCACATACACCTATGAGGAAGAGAAAGCGGAGGTGCAGTAA
- the thrB gene encoding homoserine kinase, with product MSTYGVARVKVPASTANLGPGFDTLGMALPLYAWIEMEEAEETVFHLYGDEMKGVARDKSNLLYQVAQMVFAEAGVTVPEISISMYSEIPLTRGLGSSASAIIGGMVAANTMIGSPLDDAKLFDMATQLEKHPDNVGASLFGGIITAVWDGDHADYVRLDPPQDLEVLVVIPEFELETTKARGVLPTEISVSDAVYNISRTSLMTASFASGRLDLISRAMQDRLHQPYRAALIPGMEKLLAEAPNHGALGIALSGAGPTLLCLVDRHETRKRELEAFLMNTMQEHGISAQTCWLMPCTSGVTSELLERNEMQNVSFLDMIKGEVRL from the coding sequence ATGAGTACTTATGGAGTAGCAAGGGTTAAAGTACCTGCTAGTACTGCCAATCTTGGTCCGGGCTTCGATACTCTTGGCATGGCATTGCCGCTGTATGCCTGGATTGAGATGGAGGAAGCAGAGGAGACAGTTTTTCATCTATATGGTGACGAGATGAAGGGAGTGGCTCGGGATAAGAGTAATTTACTCTATCAGGTCGCTCAAATGGTATTTGCAGAGGCTGGCGTTACGGTGCCTGAAATATCTATTTCGATGTACTCTGAGATTCCGCTTACGCGTGGACTCGGCAGCAGTGCCTCGGCCATCATTGGGGGCATGGTCGCAGCTAATACGATGATCGGCTCTCCGCTCGATGATGCCAAGCTGTTTGATATGGCTACCCAGCTTGAGAAGCATCCTGACAATGTAGGAGCTTCCTTGTTTGGTGGCATCATTACCGCAGTGTGGGATGGTGATCATGCGGATTACGTTCGCCTTGATCCACCTCAAGACCTTGAGGTTCTCGTGGTTATTCCAGAATTCGAGCTGGAAACCACAAAAGCACGGGGAGTGCTTCCAACAGAAATCTCAGTTAGTGATGCTGTGTACAACATCAGCAGAACCTCTTTAATGACAGCCTCGTTTGCATCAGGTCGGCTTGACCTGATCAGTAGAGCGATGCAGGATCGTCTGCATCAGCCCTATCGTGCAGCGCTTATTCCAGGCATGGAGAAGCTGCTCGCGGAAGCACCTAACCATGGTGCTTTAGGAATCGCACTTAGCGGTGCCGGTCCTACCCTACTGTGTTTAGTTGATCGCCATGAGACTCGTAAGCGAGAGCTTGAGGCTTTCCTGATGAATACGATGCAAGAACACGGTATCTCTGCTCAGACTTGCTGGCTGATGCCTTGTACTTCAGGTGTTACATCAGAGCTTCTTGAAAGAAACGAGATGCAAAACGTATCATTTTTGGATATGATAAAAGGAGAAGTACGGTTATGA
- a CDS encoding homoserine dehydrogenase: MKPVKVGLLGLGTVGTGVVRIVEGNQEDLSSQVGSPILIERIAVNNSNKLRDIEVDPAKITTDPWDVIRDPEIDVIVEVMGGIDGTKEYILEALDRGKHVVTANKDLMALHGSEILAKAQEKQCDVFYEASVAGGIPIIRTLIEGFSSDKIMKIIGIVNGTTNYILTKMSQEGASYNDVLKEAQDLGYAEADPTSDVEGLDAARKMAILGTLGFRTNVELHDVSVSGISEVSKADIAFAKRLGYEIKLLGIAERQDEEFSISVQPTLIRASHPLASVNGVFNAVYVYGEAVGETMFYGAGAGAMPTATSVVADLVAIIKNLKLGVNGLKQKVPYKQKKLKSDEDIFYKNFLLLHVDDKAGVLAKITQVFAEYDVSLDSVVQQANPNNPDAEIIIVTHNASKASMNKVLRHFNELKVIHRIKSHYRVEG, from the coding sequence ATGAAGCCGGTTAAAGTAGGATTGCTGGGTCTGGGAACAGTTGGTACAGGTGTAGTTCGTATCGTGGAAGGAAATCAGGAGGATTTGAGCAGTCAAGTAGGCTCTCCAATACTCATTGAGCGCATAGCGGTGAATAATTCCAATAAGCTCCGTGATATTGAGGTCGACCCTGCCAAAATAACAACAGATCCATGGGATGTTATTCGTGACCCTGAGATCGATGTAATCGTTGAAGTGATGGGTGGTATCGATGGAACAAAGGAATATATTCTTGAAGCTTTGGACCGCGGTAAACATGTCGTAACTGCGAATAAGGACTTGATGGCGCTGCACGGTTCGGAGATTCTGGCTAAGGCGCAAGAGAAGCAATGTGATGTCTTTTATGAGGCTAGCGTTGCAGGTGGTATTCCGATTATTCGGACGCTTATCGAAGGCTTTTCTTCAGATAAGATCATGAAGATTATAGGTATTGTGAATGGAACAACTAATTACATACTAACCAAAATGAGCCAAGAAGGCGCATCCTACAATGATGTGTTAAAAGAAGCGCAGGATTTAGGATATGCAGAGGCTGATCCAACTTCCGATGTTGAAGGTCTGGATGCTGCCCGCAAAATGGCGATTCTCGGGACCCTAGGCTTCCGTACTAACGTGGAGCTACATGACGTCAGTGTGAGCGGGATTTCAGAAGTGAGTAAAGCCGATATTGCCTTTGCAAAGCGTCTCGGATACGAAATCAAGCTGCTAGGTATTGCTGAACGTCAGGATGAGGAATTCAGTATCAGTGTTCAACCGACCTTGATTCGAGCAAGTCACCCACTTGCATCTGTAAATGGTGTCTTCAATGCAGTTTATGTGTATGGTGAGGCAGTAGGAGAGACGATGTTCTATGGTGCGGGCGCGGGTGCAATGCCAACGGCAACTTCGGTAGTAGCTGACTTGGTAGCCATTATTAAGAACCTCAAGCTGGGTGTTAATGGATTGAAGCAAAAAGTACCTTATAAGCAGAAGAAGCTTAAGAGTGATGAGGATATCTTTTATAAAAACTTCCTACTTTTACACGTTGATGATAAAGCAGGCGTATTGGCCAAGATTACTCAGGTGTTTGCCGAGTATGACGTGAGTCTTGATTCGGTAGTTCAGCAAGCCAATCCAAATAATCCTGATGCGGAGATTATTATTGTTACCCATAACGCCAGCAAAGCAAGTATGAATAAAGTGCTGCGCCACTTTAATGAACTGAAAGTCATCCACCGGATCAAGAGTCACTACCGTGTGGAAGGTTAG
- a CDS encoding ACT domain-containing protein, translating into MKERYYLVREDILPDAVLKTMQVKQLLEAGDAKTVHEGVEQVGLSRSAFYKYKDGIHLIHQLERERIVTISMDLEHESGMLSKVLGSVAGHGANVLTIHQSIPLQGRANVVISVEISHLNEELGEMLDSLKNIPGVKRALIVGQG; encoded by the coding sequence GTGAAAGAACGCTATTATTTGGTCCGTGAGGACATATTACCTGATGCCGTACTTAAGACTATGCAGGTCAAACAATTGCTTGAGGCCGGGGATGCGAAGACCGTACATGAGGGTGTAGAACAGGTAGGATTAAGCCGGAGCGCTTTTTATAAATACAAGGATGGCATTCACCTGATCCATCAGCTCGAACGTGAGCGAATTGTTACGATCTCCATGGATTTGGAACATGAATCGGGGATGCTCTCCAAGGTTCTAGGATCTGTGGCGGGGCATGGGGCTAACGTGCTGACGATTCACCAGAGTATTCCGCTACAAGGACGAGCGAATGTGGTGATTTCCGTGGAAATCTCACATTTGAATGAGGAGCTCGGAGAGATGCTTGATAGTCTGAAGAATATTCCGGGAGTGAAGCGCGCCCTAATCGTTGGACAGGGATAG
- a CDS encoding zinc ribbon domain-containing protein — MSKLDIRRQPPTTGKPIYKHEYERTAFDYTTIVFAYVFAPVGFILAAIRLLSTHSKRQRKASNINLFYHACMGAFVELAIYYIISKLLGQIDYVALLIRLVIIYALFRIPAIKLSVRAVGWREGFTYLCNDYIALVLVDGIRHIGSLSDIRGFSEENVREVLEYLKDQGVLSPDIVYYEGRVDNPFVKLPPKLIYSKRAQALVRAPENNLRYRNKRDRTVFDRIIMAIAYLFAPLGFVLAMLRFVSTHYKNERKSFNYKLLYHVCMGAFMELAVLFAVGTYKGDFKWFTLLIILVVLYLIFIIPADSFAGRATFATENFDFLCKKYLMLIIVDDVRHIGNLADITKQSEDDVRRDLRYLVRWGLLASDLVYYEGRVKLLDKQPPNLVHPDRAQPSAASENQPSSGRQSLPENRPKPPVQLPKSIVCPSCGAKSRVLPGQDKICDYCGTTIPYS; from the coding sequence ATGAGTAAATTGGATATACGAAGGCAGCCACCAACAACAGGCAAACCGATATATAAGCACGAATATGAGCGGACGGCGTTTGATTATACGACTATTGTGTTTGCGTATGTATTTGCTCCGGTTGGCTTTATATTGGCTGCCATTCGGTTATTATCTACACATTCCAAGAGACAGCGCAAAGCAAGCAATATTAACCTGTTTTATCATGCGTGTATGGGTGCCTTTGTAGAATTGGCGATCTATTACATTATTAGCAAGCTACTCGGTCAAATCGATTATGTCGCACTCTTGATCAGGCTGGTGATTATCTACGCATTGTTTAGGATTCCCGCCATCAAATTGTCGGTTAGGGCCGTAGGATGGAGAGAGGGATTCACCTATCTTTGCAATGACTATATCGCATTGGTTCTTGTGGACGGCATAAGGCATATCGGCAGCCTATCCGATATTCGCGGATTCAGTGAAGAGAACGTCCGCGAGGTTTTGGAATATTTAAAAGATCAGGGAGTACTTTCTCCAGATATTGTTTATTATGAAGGACGTGTAGACAATCCATTTGTAAAATTGCCGCCGAAGCTTATTTATTCCAAACGGGCACAAGCACTGGTGCGTGCGCCTGAGAATAACCTTCGCTACCGTAACAAGCGAGACCGGACAGTGTTTGATCGAATCATCATGGCGATTGCCTATTTGTTTGCTCCGCTTGGGTTTGTACTTGCGATGCTTCGTTTTGTAAGCACTCATTATAAGAATGAGCGGAAATCATTTAACTACAAATTGCTCTATCATGTATGTATGGGAGCTTTTATGGAACTTGCCGTCCTCTTCGCCGTGGGGACCTACAAAGGGGATTTTAAGTGGTTCACTTTATTGATCATTCTGGTGGTCCTCTACTTGATCTTTATAATTCCGGCGGACAGCTTTGCAGGGAGGGCTACCTTCGCAACAGAAAACTTTGATTTTCTGTGCAAGAAGTATCTCATGCTGATCATAGTGGATGATGTTAGACATATTGGTAATTTAGCTGATATCACGAAACAAAGTGAAGATGATGTACGTAGAGACCTACGGTATTTGGTGAGATGGGGGTTACTTGCTTCTGATCTTGTCTATTATGAAGGACGTGTTAAGCTCTTAGATAAACAACCGCCCAATCTTGTGCATCCTGACCGGGCACAGCCCTCCGCGGCATCAGAGAACCAGCCATCATCCGGGCGGCAGTCATTACCGGAGAATAGGCCTAAGCCACCTGTCCAACTGCCGAAATCCATCGTTTGTCCGAGTTGCGGTGCTAAGAGTAGAGTACTTCCTGGGCAGGATAAAATCTGTGACTATTGCGGGACGACGATTCCATACAGTTAG
- a CDS encoding SPFH domain-containing protein, with translation MAIIEVVKYDGPPGIFAWKYPNQELGTWTQLIVNESQEAILFKGGQALDSFTAGRHTLSTANIPILSNIVNLPFGGKSPFTAEVWYVNKTNSMNVKWGTSAPLQLQDPKYKIMISVRSFGQFGVKVDNPRKFLLQLVGTLPQFDHDTLVNYFRGLLMSNINELISSYLVHKQISILEINAYVAEISKHIQGRLASTFLDNGLELNNFYIDSINIPDDDPATIRLKEALAKKAEMDIIGFNYQQERGFNTMEKAAGNPGNLGVGMMNTGMGLGLGMGFAGPAMDMVNRMTRGMSFDSGTTVVRQERSCSKCGVMNSVEGRFCSGCGHALESIQQSASSGNKINCLECGHELKAGAKFCPGCGNPYRACPTCGADNPEGASSCVSCGKEMPKACGKCGEMVSPGVKFCPHCGDSLVIKCGGCGHELKPGQKFCAECGTKAG, from the coding sequence GGGCGGACAAGCGCTTGATTCCTTTACGGCAGGGCGGCACACCCTGAGCACCGCCAATATTCCTATTTTATCTAATATCGTCAATCTTCCTTTCGGTGGGAAGTCGCCGTTCACAGCAGAAGTATGGTATGTGAACAAGACCAATTCGATGAATGTTAAATGGGGAACCAGCGCACCTTTACAACTCCAGGATCCTAAATACAAAATTATGATTTCTGTTCGTTCCTTCGGACAGTTTGGTGTAAAGGTTGATAATCCGCGCAAATTTTTGTTGCAGCTTGTTGGAACGCTTCCTCAGTTTGATCACGATACGCTCGTGAATTATTTCCGCGGCTTGCTTATGTCAAATATAAATGAACTGATCTCATCCTACCTTGTACATAAGCAAATCAGTATACTGGAGATTAATGCCTATGTTGCAGAGATCTCAAAGCATATCCAGGGGCGGCTAGCATCAACTTTTCTGGATAATGGACTTGAGCTGAATAATTTCTATATTGATTCCATTAATATTCCTGATGATGATCCGGCAACGATTCGATTAAAGGAAGCTTTAGCTAAAAAAGCAGAAATGGATATTATCGGCTTCAACTATCAGCAGGAGCGTGGCTTTAACACGATGGAAAAAGCAGCAGGTAATCCTGGTAATCTTGGAGTAGGCATGATGAACACCGGGATGGGGCTTGGACTTGGTATGGGATTCGCTGGACCGGCTATGGATATGGTGAATCGTATGACCCGAGGGATGAGTTTTGATTCAGGGACTACAGTTGTGCGCCAAGAGCGCTCCTGTTCGAAGTGTGGGGTTATGAATTCTGTTGAGGGAAGGTTCTGTAGTGGCTGTGGGCATGCTCTGGAGAGCATTCAGCAAAGCGCATCGTCCGGAAACAAGATCAATTGTTTGGAATGTGGACATGAATTGAAAGCAGGAGCCAAGTTCTGTCCTGGTTGTGGCAATCCTTATCGTGCTTGTCCAACCTGTGGAGCAGATAATCCTGAGGGTGCATCTTCCTGTGTCTCTTGTGGAAAAGAAATGCCTAAAGCCTGTGGTAAATGTGGAGAAATGGTATCACCAGGGGTGAAATTCTGTCCTCACTGTGGAGATAGCTTGGTTATTAAATGCGGAGGTTGTGGGCATGAGCTGAAGCCTGGACAGAAATTTTGTGCAGAGTGTGGAACAAAAGCAGGCTGA